A genomic window from Lutra lutra chromosome 17, mLutLut1.2, whole genome shotgun sequence includes:
- the LOC125088870 gene encoding sialic acid-binding Ig-like lectin 5 isoform X5: protein MPLWLLLMLWRGEWADGRGGPTRGRHWSSGMSFSFSLSPGSVAQVLSYKLKLQKSMTVQEGLCVHVPCEFSYPWLPFISAYVSWFQKGADVNQDPPVATNKPNEKLHERTQGRFFIHGDPQTGNCSLDITEVRMGDSGTYFFHLGTYSYLDTMFSLNVTALTHTPHIIIPGTLESGHPRNLTCSVPWACERSTPPIFSWTSAALTSLGPRTHLSSVLTLTPRPQDHGTNLTCQVYFPAAGVMVERTVQLNVTYAPQNTAIRIFQGSRTALGTLQNTSSVFILEGQALQLLCVTDSNPPAMLSWFRGSPTWKATPICRSPILDLSQAGAVEEGDLICQAQNLLGSQHISLHLSVVYPLQLLSPSCSWEGEGLRCNCSSRAQRAPTLLWRLGEELLEGNHSNASWTVTSSLVGPWANSSLSLSGPLGSGLRLSCEAQNAQGKQSAAVLLLPADKPEPRTSGVIEAVAGAGTMALLSLCLCLIFRVKTGRKKTVQPVQSMDMSPAGSSGSGAYQQQSWTDIPAAPPAPAEARPISEEEQELHYALLRFPKPKYQEQEDIHTEYSEIKTHK, encoded by the exons ATGCCACTGTGGCTGCTGCTCATGCTGTGGAGAGGTGAGTGGGCTGATGGGAGAGGGGGCCCCACTCGGGGGAGGCATTGGAGCTCTGGGAtgagtttttccttctctctctctccagggtcTGTGGCTCAAGTTCTGAGCTACAAGCTGAAACTCCAGAAGTCCATGACAGTGCAGGAGGGTCTGTGTGTCCACGTGCCGTGCGAATTTTCCTACCCTTGGCTTCCCTTTATAAGCGCCTACGTGTCTTGGTTCCAGAAAGGGGCAGATGTAAACCAAGATCCTCCAGTGGCCACCAACAAACCAAACGAGAAGCTGCATGAGAGGACCCAGGGCCGGTTCTTCATCCATGGGGACCCGCAGACCGGGAACTGCTCCCTGGACATCACGGAAGTCCGCATGGGGGACAGTGGGACTTATTTCTTTCACCTGGGCACATATTCATATCTAGATACTATGTTTTCTCTGAATGTGACAG CCCTGACCCACACACCTCATATCATCATCCCGGGGACCCTGGAGTCTGGACACCCCAGGAACCTgacctgctctgtgccctgggcCTGTGAGAGGAGCACGCCGCCCATCTTCTCCTGGACATCAGCTGCCCtcacctccctgggccccaggacTCACCTCTCCTCGGTGCTCACCCTCACCCCACGGCCCCAGGACCACGGCACCAACCTCACCTGCCAAGTGTACTTCCCTGCAGCTGGTGTGATGGTGGAAAGGACTGTCCAGCTCAATGTCACCT ATGCTCCACAGAACACAGCCATCAGGATCTTCCAAGGAAGCAGAACAG cCCTGGGGACTCTGCAAAACACTTCATCAGTTTTCATCTTGGAGGGCCAGGCTCTGCAGCTGCTCTGTGTTACTGACAGCAACCCCCCTGCTATGCTGAGCTGGTTCCGGGGATCCCCCACTTGGAAAGCCACCCCAATCTGCAGGAGTCCAATCCTGGACCTATCTCAAGCAGGGGCTGTGGAGGAAGGAGACCTCATCTGCCAAGCTCAGAATCTGCTGGGCTCCCAGCACATCTCCCTGCATCTTTCTGTGGTCT ACCCCCTGCAGCTGCtcagcccctcctgctcctgggagggtgaggggctgCGCTGTAACTGCTCCTCCCGAGCCCAGCgggcccccaccctgctctggcggctgggggaggagctgctggaggggaaCCACAGCAACGCCTCCTGGACTGTCACCTCCAGCCTTGTGGGGCCCTGGGCCAAcagctccctgagcctcagtgggCCACTGGGCTCCGGCCTCAGACTCAGCTGCGAGGCCCAGAATGCGCAGGGGAAACAGAGCGCCGCTGTCCTGCTGCTCCCAG CAGATAAACCGGAACCCAGAACCAGTGGGGTCATAGAAGCAGTTGCAGGAGCTGGAACCATggccctgctttccctctgcctttgcctcatcTTCAG AGTGAAGACCGGCAGGAAGAAAACAGTCCAGCCAGTGCAAAGCATGGATATGAGCCCAGCTGGCAGCTCAGGCTCTGGG GCATATCAGCAACAGTCCTGGACGGACATCCCTGCAGCCCCCCCAGCTCCTGCTGAAGCCAGACCCATTTCAGAAGAGGAACAGGAGCTCCACTATGCTCTCCTCAGATTTCCCAAGCCGAAGTATCAGGAACAGGAAGACATCCACACCGAGTACTCAGAGATCAAGACACACAAGTGA
- the LOC125088870 gene encoding sialic acid-binding Ig-like lectin 5 isoform X9: protein MPLWLLLMLWRGSVAQVLSYKLKLQKSMTVQEGLCVHVPCEFSYPWLPFISAYVSWFQKGADVNQDPPVATNKPNEKLHERTQGRFFIHGDPQTGNCSLDITEVRMGDSGTYFFHLGTYSYLDTMFSLNVTALTHTPHIIIPGTLESGHPRNLTCSVPWACERSTPPIFSWTSAALTSLGPRTHLSSVLTLTPRPQDHGTNLTCQVYFPAAGVMVERTVQLNVTYAPQNTAIRIFQGSRTALGTLQNTSSVFILEGQALQLLCVTDSNPPAMLSWFRGSPTWKATPICRSPILDLSQAGAVEEGDLICQAQNLLGSQHISLHLSVVYPLQLLSPSCSWEGEGLRCNCSSRAQRAPTLLWRLGEELLEGNHSNASWTVTSSLVGPWANSSLSLSGPLGSGLRLSCEAQNAQGKQSAAVLLLPADKPEPRTSGVIEAVAGAGTMALLSLCLCLIFRVKTGRKKTVQPVQSMDMSPAGSSGSGAYQQQSWTDIPAAPPAPAEARPISEEEQELHYALLRFPKPKYQEQEDIHTEYSEIKTHK, encoded by the exons ATGCCACTGTGGCTGCTGCTCATGCTGTGGAGAG ggtcTGTGGCTCAAGTTCTGAGCTACAAGCTGAAACTCCAGAAGTCCATGACAGTGCAGGAGGGTCTGTGTGTCCACGTGCCGTGCGAATTTTCCTACCCTTGGCTTCCCTTTATAAGCGCCTACGTGTCTTGGTTCCAGAAAGGGGCAGATGTAAACCAAGATCCTCCAGTGGCCACCAACAAACCAAACGAGAAGCTGCATGAGAGGACCCAGGGCCGGTTCTTCATCCATGGGGACCCGCAGACCGGGAACTGCTCCCTGGACATCACGGAAGTCCGCATGGGGGACAGTGGGACTTATTTCTTTCACCTGGGCACATATTCATATCTAGATACTATGTTTTCTCTGAATGTGACAG CCCTGACCCACACACCTCATATCATCATCCCGGGGACCCTGGAGTCTGGACACCCCAGGAACCTgacctgctctgtgccctgggcCTGTGAGAGGAGCACGCCGCCCATCTTCTCCTGGACATCAGCTGCCCtcacctccctgggccccaggacTCACCTCTCCTCGGTGCTCACCCTCACCCCACGGCCCCAGGACCACGGCACCAACCTCACCTGCCAAGTGTACTTCCCTGCAGCTGGTGTGATGGTGGAAAGGACTGTCCAGCTCAATGTCACCT ATGCTCCACAGAACACAGCCATCAGGATCTTCCAAGGAAGCAGAACAG cCCTGGGGACTCTGCAAAACACTTCATCAGTTTTCATCTTGGAGGGCCAGGCTCTGCAGCTGCTCTGTGTTACTGACAGCAACCCCCCTGCTATGCTGAGCTGGTTCCGGGGATCCCCCACTTGGAAAGCCACCCCAATCTGCAGGAGTCCAATCCTGGACCTATCTCAAGCAGGGGCTGTGGAGGAAGGAGACCTCATCTGCCAAGCTCAGAATCTGCTGGGCTCCCAGCACATCTCCCTGCATCTTTCTGTGGTCT ACCCCCTGCAGCTGCtcagcccctcctgctcctgggagggtgaggggctgCGCTGTAACTGCTCCTCCCGAGCCCAGCgggcccccaccctgctctggcggctgggggaggagctgctggaggggaaCCACAGCAACGCCTCCTGGACTGTCACCTCCAGCCTTGTGGGGCCCTGGGCCAAcagctccctgagcctcagtgggCCACTGGGCTCCGGCCTCAGACTCAGCTGCGAGGCCCAGAATGCGCAGGGGAAACAGAGCGCCGCTGTCCTGCTGCTCCCAG CAGATAAACCGGAACCCAGAACCAGTGGGGTCATAGAAGCAGTTGCAGGAGCTGGAACCATggccctgctttccctctgcctttgcctcatcTTCAG AGTGAAGACCGGCAGGAAGAAAACAGTCCAGCCAGTGCAAAGCATGGATATGAGCCCAGCTGGCAGCTCAGGCTCTGGG GCATATCAGCAACAGTCCTGGACGGACATCCCTGCAGCCCCCCCAGCTCCTGCTGAAGCCAGACCCATTTCAGAAGAGGAACAGGAGCTCCACTATGCTCTCCTCAGATTTCCCAAGCCGAAGTATCAGGAACAGGAAGACATCCACACCGAGTACTCAGAGATCAAGACACACAAGTGA
- the LOC125088870 gene encoding sialic acid-binding Ig-like lectin 6 isoform X8, with the protein MPLWLLLMLWRGEWADGRGGPTRGRHWSSGMSFSFSLSPGSVAQVLSYKLKLQKSMTVQEGLCVHVPCEFSYPWLPFISAYVSWFQKGADVNQDPPVATNKPNEKLHERTQGRFFIHGDPQTGNCSLDITEVRMGDSGTYFFHLGTYSYLDTMFSLNVTALTHTPHIIIPGTLESGHPRNLTCSVPWACERSTPPIFSWTSAALTSLGPRTHLSSVLTLTPRPQDHGTNLTCQVYFPAAGVMVERTVQLNVTYAPQNTAIRIFQGSRTALGTLQNTSSVFILEGQALQLLCVTDSNPPAMLSWFRGSPTWKATPICRSPILDLSQAGAVEEGDLICQAQNLLGSQHISLHLSVVYKPEPRTSGVIEAVAGAGTMALLSLCLCLIFRVKTGRKKTVQPVQSMDMSPAGSSGSGAYQQQSWTDIPAAPPAPAEARPISEEEQELHYALLRFPKPKYQEQEDIHTEYSEIKTHK; encoded by the exons ATGCCACTGTGGCTGCTGCTCATGCTGTGGAGAGGTGAGTGGGCTGATGGGAGAGGGGGCCCCACTCGGGGGAGGCATTGGAGCTCTGGGAtgagtttttccttctctctctctccagggtcTGTGGCTCAAGTTCTGAGCTACAAGCTGAAACTCCAGAAGTCCATGACAGTGCAGGAGGGTCTGTGTGTCCACGTGCCGTGCGAATTTTCCTACCCTTGGCTTCCCTTTATAAGCGCCTACGTGTCTTGGTTCCAGAAAGGGGCAGATGTAAACCAAGATCCTCCAGTGGCCACCAACAAACCAAACGAGAAGCTGCATGAGAGGACCCAGGGCCGGTTCTTCATCCATGGGGACCCGCAGACCGGGAACTGCTCCCTGGACATCACGGAAGTCCGCATGGGGGACAGTGGGACTTATTTCTTTCACCTGGGCACATATTCATATCTAGATACTATGTTTTCTCTGAATGTGACAG CCCTGACCCACACACCTCATATCATCATCCCGGGGACCCTGGAGTCTGGACACCCCAGGAACCTgacctgctctgtgccctgggcCTGTGAGAGGAGCACGCCGCCCATCTTCTCCTGGACATCAGCTGCCCtcacctccctgggccccaggacTCACCTCTCCTCGGTGCTCACCCTCACCCCACGGCCCCAGGACCACGGCACCAACCTCACCTGCCAAGTGTACTTCCCTGCAGCTGGTGTGATGGTGGAAAGGACTGTCCAGCTCAATGTCACCT ATGCTCCACAGAACACAGCCATCAGGATCTTCCAAGGAAGCAGAACAG cCCTGGGGACTCTGCAAAACACTTCATCAGTTTTCATCTTGGAGGGCCAGGCTCTGCAGCTGCTCTGTGTTACTGACAGCAACCCCCCTGCTATGCTGAGCTGGTTCCGGGGATCCCCCACTTGGAAAGCCACCCCAATCTGCAGGAGTCCAATCCTGGACCTATCTCAAGCAGGGGCTGTGGAGGAAGGAGACCTCATCTGCCAAGCTCAGAATCTGCTGGGCTCCCAGCACATCTCCCTGCATCTTTCTGTGGTCT ATAAACCGGAACCCAGAACCAGTGGGGTCATAGAAGCAGTTGCAGGAGCTGGAACCATggccctgctttccctctgcctttgcctcatcTTCAG AGTGAAGACCGGCAGGAAGAAAACAGTCCAGCCAGTGCAAAGCATGGATATGAGCCCAGCTGGCAGCTCAGGCTCTGGG GCATATCAGCAACAGTCCTGGACGGACATCCCTGCAGCCCCCCCAGCTCCTGCTGAAGCCAGACCCATTTCAGAAGAGGAACAGGAGCTCCACTATGCTCTCCTCAGATTTCCCAAGCCGAAGTATCAGGAACAGGAAGACATCCACACCGAGTACTCAGAGATCAAGACACACAAGTGA
- the LOC125088870 gene encoding sialic acid-binding Ig-like lectin 6 isoform X7 encodes MPLWLLLMLWRGEWADGRGGPTRGRHWSSGMSFSFSLSPGSVAQVLSYKLKLQKSMTVQEGLCVHVPCEFSYPWLPFISAYVSWFQKGADVNQDPPVATNKPNEKLHERTQGRFFIHGDPQTGNCSLDITEVRMGDSGTYFFHLGTYSYLDTMFSLNVTALTHTPHIIIPGTLESGHPRNLTCSVPWACERSTPPIFSWTSAALTSLGPRTHLSSVLTLTPRPQDHGTNLTCQVYFPAAGVMVERTVQLNVTYAPQNTAIRIFQGSRTALGTLQNTSSVFILEGQALQLLCVTDSNPPAMLSWFRGSPTWKATPICRSPILDLSQAGAVEEGDLICQAQNLLGSQHISLHLSVVSDKPEPRTSGVIEAVAGAGTMALLSLCLCLIFRVKTGRKKTVQPVQSMDMSPAGSSGSGAYQQQSWTDIPAAPPAPAEARPISEEEQELHYALLRFPKPKYQEQEDIHTEYSEIKTHK; translated from the exons ATGCCACTGTGGCTGCTGCTCATGCTGTGGAGAGGTGAGTGGGCTGATGGGAGAGGGGGCCCCACTCGGGGGAGGCATTGGAGCTCTGGGAtgagtttttccttctctctctctccagggtcTGTGGCTCAAGTTCTGAGCTACAAGCTGAAACTCCAGAAGTCCATGACAGTGCAGGAGGGTCTGTGTGTCCACGTGCCGTGCGAATTTTCCTACCCTTGGCTTCCCTTTATAAGCGCCTACGTGTCTTGGTTCCAGAAAGGGGCAGATGTAAACCAAGATCCTCCAGTGGCCACCAACAAACCAAACGAGAAGCTGCATGAGAGGACCCAGGGCCGGTTCTTCATCCATGGGGACCCGCAGACCGGGAACTGCTCCCTGGACATCACGGAAGTCCGCATGGGGGACAGTGGGACTTATTTCTTTCACCTGGGCACATATTCATATCTAGATACTATGTTTTCTCTGAATGTGACAG CCCTGACCCACACACCTCATATCATCATCCCGGGGACCCTGGAGTCTGGACACCCCAGGAACCTgacctgctctgtgccctgggcCTGTGAGAGGAGCACGCCGCCCATCTTCTCCTGGACATCAGCTGCCCtcacctccctgggccccaggacTCACCTCTCCTCGGTGCTCACCCTCACCCCACGGCCCCAGGACCACGGCACCAACCTCACCTGCCAAGTGTACTTCCCTGCAGCTGGTGTGATGGTGGAAAGGACTGTCCAGCTCAATGTCACCT ATGCTCCACAGAACACAGCCATCAGGATCTTCCAAGGAAGCAGAACAG cCCTGGGGACTCTGCAAAACACTTCATCAGTTTTCATCTTGGAGGGCCAGGCTCTGCAGCTGCTCTGTGTTACTGACAGCAACCCCCCTGCTATGCTGAGCTGGTTCCGGGGATCCCCCACTTGGAAAGCCACCCCAATCTGCAGGAGTCCAATCCTGGACCTATCTCAAGCAGGGGCTGTGGAGGAAGGAGACCTCATCTGCCAAGCTCAGAATCTGCTGGGCTCCCAGCACATCTCCCTGCATCTTTCTGTGGTCT CAGATAAACCGGAACCCAGAACCAGTGGGGTCATAGAAGCAGTTGCAGGAGCTGGAACCATggccctgctttccctctgcctttgcctcatcTTCAG AGTGAAGACCGGCAGGAAGAAAACAGTCCAGCCAGTGCAAAGCATGGATATGAGCCCAGCTGGCAGCTCAGGCTCTGGG GCATATCAGCAACAGTCCTGGACGGACATCCCTGCAGCCCCCCCAGCTCCTGCTGAAGCCAGACCCATTTCAGAAGAGGAACAGGAGCTCCACTATGCTCTCCTCAGATTTCCCAAGCCGAAGTATCAGGAACAGGAAGACATCCACACCGAGTACTCAGAGATCAAGACACACAAGTGA
- the LOC125088870 gene encoding sialic acid-binding Ig-like lectin 5 isoform X6, with product MPLWLLLMLWRGEWADGRGGPTRGRHWSSGMSFSFSLSPGSVAQVLSYKLKLQKSMTVQEGLCVHVPCEFSYPWLPFISAYVSWFQKGADVNQDPPVATNKPNEKLHERTQGRFFIHGDPQTGNCSLDITEVRMGDSGTYFFHLGTYSYLDTMFSLNVTALTHTPHIIIPGTLESGHPRNLTCSVPWACERSTPPIFSWTSAALTSLGPRTHLSSVLTLTPRPQDHGTNLTCQVYFPAAGVMVERTVQLNVTYAPQNTAIRIFQGSRTALGTLQNTSSVFILEGQALQLLCVTDSNPPAMLSWFRGSPTWKATPICRSPILDLSQAGAVEEGDLICQAQNLLGSQHISLHLSVVYPLQLLSPSCSWEGEGLRCNCSSRAQRAPTLLWRLGEELLEGNHSNASWTVTSSLVGPWANSSLSLSGPLGSGLRLSCEAQNAQGKQSAAVLLLPDKPEPRTSGVIEAVAGAGTMALLSLCLCLIFRVKTGRKKTVQPVQSMDMSPAGSSGSGAYQQQSWTDIPAAPPAPAEARPISEEEQELHYALLRFPKPKYQEQEDIHTEYSEIKTHK from the exons ATGCCACTGTGGCTGCTGCTCATGCTGTGGAGAGGTGAGTGGGCTGATGGGAGAGGGGGCCCCACTCGGGGGAGGCATTGGAGCTCTGGGAtgagtttttccttctctctctctccagggtcTGTGGCTCAAGTTCTGAGCTACAAGCTGAAACTCCAGAAGTCCATGACAGTGCAGGAGGGTCTGTGTGTCCACGTGCCGTGCGAATTTTCCTACCCTTGGCTTCCCTTTATAAGCGCCTACGTGTCTTGGTTCCAGAAAGGGGCAGATGTAAACCAAGATCCTCCAGTGGCCACCAACAAACCAAACGAGAAGCTGCATGAGAGGACCCAGGGCCGGTTCTTCATCCATGGGGACCCGCAGACCGGGAACTGCTCCCTGGACATCACGGAAGTCCGCATGGGGGACAGTGGGACTTATTTCTTTCACCTGGGCACATATTCATATCTAGATACTATGTTTTCTCTGAATGTGACAG CCCTGACCCACACACCTCATATCATCATCCCGGGGACCCTGGAGTCTGGACACCCCAGGAACCTgacctgctctgtgccctgggcCTGTGAGAGGAGCACGCCGCCCATCTTCTCCTGGACATCAGCTGCCCtcacctccctgggccccaggacTCACCTCTCCTCGGTGCTCACCCTCACCCCACGGCCCCAGGACCACGGCACCAACCTCACCTGCCAAGTGTACTTCCCTGCAGCTGGTGTGATGGTGGAAAGGACTGTCCAGCTCAATGTCACCT ATGCTCCACAGAACACAGCCATCAGGATCTTCCAAGGAAGCAGAACAG cCCTGGGGACTCTGCAAAACACTTCATCAGTTTTCATCTTGGAGGGCCAGGCTCTGCAGCTGCTCTGTGTTACTGACAGCAACCCCCCTGCTATGCTGAGCTGGTTCCGGGGATCCCCCACTTGGAAAGCCACCCCAATCTGCAGGAGTCCAATCCTGGACCTATCTCAAGCAGGGGCTGTGGAGGAAGGAGACCTCATCTGCCAAGCTCAGAATCTGCTGGGCTCCCAGCACATCTCCCTGCATCTTTCTGTGGTCT ACCCCCTGCAGCTGCtcagcccctcctgctcctgggagggtgaggggctgCGCTGTAACTGCTCCTCCCGAGCCCAGCgggcccccaccctgctctggcggctgggggaggagctgctggaggggaaCCACAGCAACGCCTCCTGGACTGTCACCTCCAGCCTTGTGGGGCCCTGGGCCAAcagctccctgagcctcagtgggCCACTGGGCTCCGGCCTCAGACTCAGCTGCGAGGCCCAGAATGCGCAGGGGAAACAGAGCGCCGCTGTCCTGCTGCTCCCAG ATAAACCGGAACCCAGAACCAGTGGGGTCATAGAAGCAGTTGCAGGAGCTGGAACCATggccctgctttccctctgcctttgcctcatcTTCAG AGTGAAGACCGGCAGGAAGAAAACAGTCCAGCCAGTGCAAAGCATGGATATGAGCCCAGCTGGCAGCTCAGGCTCTGGG GCATATCAGCAACAGTCCTGGACGGACATCCCTGCAGCCCCCCCAGCTCCTGCTGAAGCCAGACCCATTTCAGAAGAGGAACAGGAGCTCCACTATGCTCTCCTCAGATTTCCCAAGCCGAAGTATCAGGAACAGGAAGACATCCACACCGAGTACTCAGAGATCAAGACACACAAGTGA